In Leucoraja erinacea ecotype New England chromosome 11, Leri_hhj_1, whole genome shotgun sequence, the following are encoded in one genomic region:
- the LOC129701733 gene encoding proheparin-binding EGF-like growth factor: protein MRVSLVTTLLVLAAISYNRAAGAAIDGYESEVTRSRRRGEKDILSILGGVLEQEPTAETAVERSPAERAVETSQVAVYKSAENSTVTEEGKKRKGKRERKNKRGKKKGKRNPCYRKYKDYCFHGECRYLHHINEVACRCFPGYDGIRCHSYILAVEHPKDPNENTTTLAIVAVVLSSLSLTVILVLLVLGYHRRVASYDVKNEEKIKLGNNNSH from the exons ATGAGGGTTTCGTTGGTAACAACGCTCCTTGTTCTCGCCGCAA TTTCATACAACCGTGCGGCGGGAGCGGCGATCGATGGCTACGAGAGTGAAGTCACTCGAAGCcgcaggaggggagagaaggatatTCTGTCCATCCTAGGAGGGGTGCTTGAGCAAGAGCCGACTGCGGAGACTGCAGTCGAGCGCTCACCGGCTGAGCGAGCAGTCGAAACGTCGCAAG TGGCCGTGTATAAATCTGCGGAAAATTCGACTGTGACTGAGGAGGGGAAGAAGCGCAAAGGGAAACGTGAGAGAAAAAACAAACGTGGCAAGAAAAAGGGTAAAAGAAATCCATGCTACAGAAAGTACAAGGATTACTGCTTCCATGGGGAATGCCGGTACTTGCACCACATTAACGAGGTAGCATGCAG GTGTTTCCCCGGATATGATGGCATCAGATGCCACAGTTACATTTTAGCCGTGGAACATCCAAAAGATCCAAATGAAAACACAACTACTCTAGCTATTGTGGCCGTGGTCCTCTCATCACTTAGTCTGACTGTAATCCTTGTTCTTCTAGTTCTTGG GTATCACAGGCGAGTTGCCAGCTATGATGTAAAAAATGAAGAAAAGATTAAACTTGGAAATAATAACAGTCACTGA